From a single Drosophila sulfurigaster albostrigata strain 15112-1811.04 chromosome 3, ASM2355843v2, whole genome shotgun sequence genomic region:
- the LOC133841363 gene encoding troponin C, producing MSSVDEDLTPEQIAVLQKAFNSFDHQKTGSIPTEMVADILRLMGQPFDKKILEELIEEVDEDKSGRLEFGEFVQLAAKFIVEEDAEAMQKELREAFRLYDKQGNGFIPTTCLKEILKELDDQLTEQELDIMIEEIDSDGSGTVDFDEFMEMMTGE from the exons ATGAGCAGCGTG gATGAAGATCTGACCCCCGAGCAAATTGCCGTGCTCCAGAAGGCATTCAACAGCTTCGATCATCAAAAAACTGGCAGCATTCCCACCGAGATGGTTGCCGATATTCTGCGTTTGATGG GTCAGCCCTTCGACAAGAAGATCCTGGAGGAACTGATCGAGGAGGTCGATGAGGACA AGTCTGGCCGCTTGGAATTCGGTGAGTTCGTGCAACTGGCTGCCAAATTCATTGTGGAGGAGGATGCCGAGGCCATGCAGAAGGAGCTGCGTGAGGCGTTCCGTTTGTATGACAAACAGGGCAACGGTTTCATTCCCACCACCTGCTTGAAGGAGATCTTGAAGGAGCTCGACGATCAGCTGACCGAACAGGAATTGGACATTATGATTGAGGAAATCGATAGTGACGGTTCCGGTACAGTTGATTTCGATG AATTCATGGAGATGATGACCggcgaataa